In Deinococcus sedimenti, a single genomic region encodes these proteins:
- a CDS encoding GTP pyrophosphokinase has product MNGQLLQEYEDGCRTFEGLRDAAVAHTARLIAGAGLNIHHVTARVKKRASLEDKLRRKPGRYASLADVTDLVAVRVITYFESDVGVVSRLLEEHHEIDWENSIDKSKMHDPDRFGYMGVHYVVQVGPDSPDLSEFAGLKFEVQIRSILQHAWAEIEHDLGYKNREAIPREVQRRFYRLAGLLEMADEEFMTLHRLSQQYAATLPARVVDAPDAVFVDAPSMKHLLGVAPVRDLDQQVAAALNVLLLTDWPDPERPQRLASLLHYVGVHSVGALQKELRRHEGEVVRFASLLLPRLREAWTPAGGARPGTSVVHYALLRACGNPSLDPHEIVSMLDLRGVLSGDQLVAAVREAYAQVMADGSARVG; this is encoded by the coding sequence ATGAACGGTCAGCTACTCCAGGAGTACGAGGACGGGTGCAGGACCTTCGAGGGCTTACGGGACGCGGCGGTGGCGCACACGGCCCGCCTGATCGCCGGGGCGGGCCTGAACATCCATCACGTGACGGCCCGCGTGAAGAAACGCGCGAGTCTGGAGGACAAGCTGCGGCGCAAGCCGGGCCGGTACGCGTCCCTGGCGGACGTGACGGATCTGGTGGCGGTGCGCGTGATCACGTACTTCGAGTCGGATGTGGGGGTCGTGTCGCGCCTGCTGGAGGAGCATCACGAGATCGACTGGGAGAACTCGATCGACAAGAGCAAGATGCACGACCCGGACCGCTTCGGGTACATGGGCGTGCATTACGTGGTGCAGGTGGGGCCGGACTCGCCGGACCTGTCGGAGTTCGCGGGCCTGAAGTTCGAGGTGCAGATCCGGTCGATCCTCCAGCACGCGTGGGCGGAGATCGAGCATGACCTGGGGTACAAGAACCGTGAGGCGATTCCGCGGGAGGTGCAGCGCCGCTTCTACCGGCTGGCGGGTCTGCTGGAGATGGCGGACGAGGAGTTCATGACCCTGCACCGCCTGTCGCAGCAGTACGCGGCGACGCTGCCTGCGCGGGTGGTGGACGCGCCGGACGCGGTGTTCGTGGACGCGCCCAGCATGAAGCACCTGCTGGGGGTGGCGCCGGTGCGGGATCTGGATCAGCAGGTGGCGGCGGCGCTGAACGTACTGCTCCTGACGGACTGGCCGGACCCGGAGCGGCCGCAGCGACTGGCGAGCCTGCTGCATTACGTCGGGGTGCACTCGGTGGGGGCGTTGCAGAAGGAGTTGCGGCGGCATGAGGGCGAGGTGGTGCGCTTCGCGTCGCTGCTGCTGCCGCGCCTGCGCGAGGCGTGGACCCCGGCGGGCGGGGCGCGGCCGGGGACGAGCGTGGTGCATTACGCGCTGCTGCGCGCGTGCGGCAATCCGTCGCTGGACCCGCATGAGATCGTCAGCATGCTGGACCTGCGTGGCGTCCTGAGCGGGGATCAGCTGGTGGCGGCGGTGCGGGAGGCGTACGCGCAGGTCATGGCGGAC
- a CDS encoding N-acetylmuramoyl-L-alanine amidase family protein, which yields MRPALPALLLGTALLTLGAAPAATPTAVPGILVAYPPDGHRVAFDYVILEGMVPPGATLTVSGTPVPTGPDGLYISWFPLKPGVNDLRLIARTPARPGQSARSTTRILRVTRTVPRTLPAAPTTITRASITPAQPTELWDPAGDTPQDRQIPVRFQGSPGGRASARIAGLPAQPLREGPAGTYSGTLDVPPTARLSSAALTVTLTGRDGRTTSAPAPGRVTSAPGTARTVTTPPGTIPGPGLNASSTRLTTTQGAPLLYPRDGTTYRAVGRVGPDLRVRLAPGVSALITAAQTTPTGFTPPPAPGGGPLTLSSTPDQFQLHLPLGTARPPFTLTQTGERTLRLTLYATPSQPLTVAEAGDPHLARLHLSTPTPGVTHIDLTLHAPIRGFHADHDDQGLLLTARQPPTPDPTQPLLGRVITLDPGHGGMQNGGAGSLGTPEKNLNLPIALMTAQLLEAQGATVTLTRDTDTTLDLYDRGLIAEQVGSDLLVSIHANALPDGRDPRGTRGPEIYYTHQQARGAAQAILGALRTQLPDLGPGAGLKPDADLALTRPTTQPSLLVETGYLTDPGNLRLLNSPDGQRRVAQAIADGISAYYAGLAGR from the coding sequence ATGCGCCCCGCCCTGCCCGCCCTGCTCCTGGGCACCGCCCTGCTGACCCTCGGCGCGGCCCCCGCCGCCACCCCCACTGCGGTTCCCGGCATCCTCGTCGCGTACCCCCCCGACGGGCACCGGGTCGCGTTCGACTACGTCATTCTGGAGGGCATGGTCCCGCCCGGCGCGACCCTCACGGTCAGCGGCACGCCCGTCCCCACCGGCCCCGACGGGCTGTACATCAGCTGGTTTCCGCTCAAGCCTGGCGTGAACGACCTGCGCCTGATCGCCCGCACCCCCGCCCGCCCCGGCCAGAGCGCCCGCAGCACCACCCGCATCCTGCGCGTCACCCGCACCGTCCCCCGCACGCTGCCCGCCGCGCCCACCACCATCACCCGCGCCAGCATCACGCCCGCGCAGCCCACCGAACTGTGGGACCCCGCCGGGGACACCCCCCAGGACCGGCAGATCCCCGTGCGCTTCCAGGGCAGCCCCGGCGGCCGCGCCAGCGCCCGCATCGCAGGCCTGCCCGCCCAACCCCTGCGCGAAGGCCCCGCCGGAACGTACAGCGGCACCCTCGACGTGCCCCCCACCGCCCGCCTGAGCAGCGCCGCCCTCACCGTCACCCTCACCGGCCGCGACGGTCGCACCACCAGCGCCCCCGCCCCCGGCCGGGTCACCAGCGCCCCTGGCACCGCCCGCACCGTCACCACCCCACCCGGCACCATCCCCGGCCCCGGCCTGAACGCCAGCAGCACCCGCCTCACCACCACCCAGGGCGCGCCGCTGCTGTACCCCCGCGACGGCACCACGTACCGCGCCGTCGGCCGCGTCGGCCCCGACCTGCGCGTCCGCCTCGCTCCCGGCGTCAGCGCCCTGATCACCGCCGCGCAGACCACCCCCACCGGCTTCACGCCGCCCCCCGCCCCAGGCGGGGGCCCCCTCACCCTCAGCAGCACCCCCGACCAGTTCCAGCTGCACCTCCCGCTCGGCACCGCCCGGCCCCCCTTCACCCTCACCCAGACCGGCGAACGCACCCTGCGGCTCACCCTGTACGCCACACCCAGCCAGCCCCTCACCGTAGCCGAGGCGGGCGACCCCCACCTCGCCCGCCTCCACCTCAGCACCCCCACCCCCGGCGTCACCCACATCGACCTCACCCTCCACGCCCCCATCCGGGGCTTCCACGCCGACCACGACGACCAGGGCCTCCTCCTCACCGCCCGACAACCCCCCACCCCCGACCCCACCCAACCCCTGCTGGGCCGCGTCATCACCCTCGACCCCGGCCACGGCGGCATGCAGAACGGCGGCGCGGGCAGCCTCGGCACGCCCGAGAAGAACCTCAACCTCCCCATCGCCCTCATGACCGCCCAGCTGCTCGAAGCGCAGGGCGCCACCGTCACCCTCACCCGCGACACCGACACCACCCTCGACCTCTACGACCGCGGCCTGATCGCCGAACAGGTTGGCAGCGACCTCCTCGTCAGCATCCACGCCAACGCCCTCCCCGACGGCCGCGACCCCCGCGGCACCCGCGGACCCGAGATCTACTACACCCACCAGCAGGCCAGAGGCGCCGCGCAGGCCATCCTCGGTGCCCTTCGCACCCAACTCCCCGACCTCGGCCCCGGCGCCGGACTCAAACCCGACGCCGACCTCGCCCTCACCCGCCCCACCACCCAACCCAGCCTGCTCGTGGAAACCGGGTACCTCACCGACCCCGGCAACCTCCGCCTCCTCAACAGCCCAGACGGACAGCGGCGCGTCGCGCAGGCCATCGCCGACGGCATCAGCGCGTACTACGCGGGGCTGGCGGGACGGTAG
- a CDS encoding SDR family oxidoreductase has protein sequence MSVRPVTVVTGAAGGIGAALARELAAGHDLILSGRNVGALEALCAEVGGTPLVLDLTRPESFEAALAGLGRVSNVVHNAGVVELGAVAEQPHAVWSHTLAVNVVAPAELTRLLLPRVRAERGSVVFVNSGAGLRANAGWGSYAASKFALKALADALREEEAAHGVRVTSVYPGRTATPMQQKVRAQEGAPYTPESFVRPESVAALIAFALNAPRDALLPDLSVRPGPQ, from the coding sequence ATGAGTGTTCGTCCGGTGACGGTGGTGACGGGTGCGGCGGGTGGGATCGGGGCGGCGCTGGCGCGGGAGCTGGCGGCGGGGCATGACCTGATCCTGTCGGGCCGGAACGTGGGGGCGCTGGAGGCCCTGTGCGCGGAGGTGGGAGGGACGCCGCTGGTGCTGGACCTGACCCGCCCGGAGTCGTTCGAGGCGGCGCTGGCGGGGCTGGGGCGCGTGTCGAACGTGGTGCACAACGCCGGGGTGGTGGAGCTGGGCGCGGTGGCGGAGCAGCCGCATGCGGTGTGGTCGCACACGCTGGCGGTGAACGTGGTGGCCCCGGCGGAACTGACGCGTCTGCTGCTGCCGCGCGTGCGCGCCGAGCGGGGCTCGGTGGTGTTCGTGAACAGCGGCGCGGGCCTGCGCGCGAACGCGGGCTGGGGCAGCTACGCGGCGAGCAAGTTCGCCCTGAAGGCCCTGGCGGACGCGCTGCGTGAGGAGGAGGCCGCGCATGGCGTGCGGGTCACGAGCGTGTATCCGGGTCGCACGGCGACGCCCATGCAGCAGAAGGTGAGGGCGCAGGAGGGCGCGCCGTACACCCCGGAGTCGTTCGTGCGGCCGGAGTCGGTGGCGGCGCTGATCGCGTTCGCGTTGAACGCGCCACGGGACGCGCTGCTGCCGGACCTGAGCGTCCGCCCTGGGCCGCAGTGA
- a CDS encoding NAD(P)/FAD-dependent oxidoreductase encodes MPGLWDVLVVGAGPAGLSAALTLGRSRRRVLLLDGGPPRNASVSAGHGLLTRDGISPEELKAAALADLEPYDVTVRVDCAREVRRVGECFDVRVGDAWQRTRVLVFATGVRDILPPVPGLRERWGQGVFHCPYCDGWEHEGRALAVYGSGQSAHHLALTVRAWSPRVTLLCDGDPCLTPEQSLDLQRVGVAVRTWPVRRVSGGPLEDAPVCVSFVGAPPLSVDAVFIAPEQQGGSHLPAALGCALDEKGRVTVDGNLETTLPGVFAIGDMTGAPQYVVQAAAAGMHAAQVINTRLIHAAVHSMGAAFHKSPEDEGVRDPASRDE; translated from the coding sequence GTGCCGGGCCTGTGGGACGTGCTGGTCGTGGGGGCGGGCCCGGCGGGCCTGAGTGCGGCGTTGACGCTGGGCCGCTCGCGGCGGCGGGTGCTGCTGCTGGACGGCGGGCCGCCCCGCAACGCGAGCGTATCGGCGGGGCACGGCCTCCTGACCCGTGACGGGATCAGCCCCGAAGAACTGAAGGCGGCGGCCCTGGCGGACCTGGAACCGTACGACGTGACGGTCCGCGTGGACTGTGCGCGCGAGGTCCGGCGGGTGGGCGAGTGCTTCGACGTGCGCGTCGGGGACGCGTGGCAGCGGACGCGGGTGCTGGTGTTCGCGACGGGCGTGCGGGACATCCTGCCGCCGGTGCCGGGGTTGCGGGAACGCTGGGGGCAGGGCGTGTTCCACTGCCCGTACTGCGACGGCTGGGAGCACGAGGGCCGCGCCCTGGCCGTGTACGGCTCCGGGCAGTCGGCGCATCACCTCGCCCTGACGGTGCGGGCGTGGTCGCCCCGCGTGACGCTGCTGTGCGACGGGGACCCGTGCCTGACGCCCGAGCAGTCGCTGGATCTGCAGCGGGTGGGCGTGGCGGTCCGCACGTGGCCGGTGCGCCGCGTGAGTGGCGGCCCGCTGGAGGACGCCCCGGTGTGCGTGTCGTTCGTGGGTGCCCCGCCCCTGAGCGTGGACGCGGTGTTCATCGCGCCCGAGCAGCAGGGTGGCAGCCACCTGCCGGCCGCGCTGGGCTGCGCGCTGGACGAGAAGGGCCGCGTGACCGTGGACGGCAATCTGGAAACCACTCTGCCGGGCGTGTTCGCGATCGGGGACATGACGGGCGCGCCGCAGTACGTGGTGCAGGCGGCGGCGGCGGGCATGCACGCGGCGCAGGTGATCAACACGCGCCTGATCCACGCGGCGGTGCACTCCATGGGCGCGGCGTTCCACAAGAGCCCGGAGGACGAGGGGGTCCGCGATCCCGCCAGCCGTGACGAGTAA
- a CDS encoding HAD family hydrolase — MSIKAILFDLDGTLHDRAVTLRAWLAGHVRQFGLPAGYAERFLELEDHGYRPKAEVIPQLVQEFALPHDPRTLLDTYAGHVQHAVPMAHAPAVLRELRARGVRVGVVTNGWENLQRTCVDRCGLTGLIDDLVISKAVGLSKPAPAIYRLALDRLGVHADQAWFVGDSPRNDIAGPQAVGLRAAWLPTTHPLRGEEPDATLDDLRGVLSLPGLSVTGSGR; from the coding sequence GTGAGTATTAAGGCGATCCTGTTCGATCTGGACGGCACCCTGCACGACCGCGCCGTCACGCTGCGCGCGTGGCTGGCCGGGCACGTCCGGCAGTTCGGCCTCCCGGCCGGGTACGCCGAGCGCTTCCTGGAACTGGAGGACCACGGCTACCGCCCGAAGGCGGAGGTGATCCCGCAACTCGTGCAGGAGTTCGCCCTGCCGCACGACCCACGCACCCTGCTGGACACCTACGCGGGACACGTGCAGCACGCCGTGCCGATGGCCCACGCGCCCGCCGTCCTGCGCGAACTGCGCGCCCGGGGCGTGCGGGTGGGGGTCGTCACGAACGGCTGGGAGAACCTCCAGCGCACCTGCGTGGACCGCTGCGGCCTGACGGGACTGATCGACGACCTCGTCATCAGTAAGGCGGTTGGTCTCAGCAAACCCGCCCCGGCGATCTATCGGCTGGCGCTGGACCGCCTGGGCGTCCACGCGGATCAGGCGTGGTTCGTGGGCGACTCGCCCCGCAACGACATCGCCGGACCGCAGGCGGTGGGCCTGCGCGCCGCGTGGCTGCCCACCACCCACCCCCTGCGCGGCGAGGAGCCGGACGCCACGCTCGATGATCTGCGCGGCGTCCTCAGCCTGCCCGGACTGTCTGTGACTGGAAGCGGGCGCTGA
- a CDS encoding proline--tRNA ligase has translation MKLSESLFRTWRETPEGAETRGVQFLLRAGYVRRVGSGLYAHLPLMTRVMQRLEALIREELEGVSQEVSFPVLQPRALWEASGRWEAYTQAEGIMFTVTDRAGRAHALGPTHEEVALDVVGGLVRSYRDLPVSVYQFGRKFRDELRPRFGLLRTREFVMKDAYSFHADAASLEEHFEAMSGVYGRVLSRLGVAWRAVQADSGNIGGAESREFMVLSDVGEDEVLFTPDGQYAANAERAVSRASVAAPSPFAGFARRHTPGTATVAGACASLGCDAAHMLKNVLYDAVFLRAGRRVLRPVLVSLRGDHSVNPVKLWNAVQVRVDGELVGLEVAQPDAWAAGALPLGYLAPDLPDSAIAAREDVVGSFLRLCDPAGAALRDFTTGANDTDWHVTGANWGAQYALPEEVDVRQARAGEAALHDDTQILESARGIEVGHVFQLGTRYSAAMNATFTAADGSERPFQMGCYGIGVSRLAQAVAEGLSDERGLVWPDALAPFHAHLIVVDVRHEAQQAAARTLYAALRAAGLAPLLDDRDERAGAKFADADLLGVPYRVTLGRTLERGEVELKDRRSGETLTLPLAEVAGWLSARFQSQTVRAG, from the coding sequence ATGAAATTGAGTGAGAGTCTGTTCCGCACGTGGCGTGAGACGCCGGAGGGCGCGGAGACGCGCGGGGTGCAGTTTCTGCTGCGGGCGGGGTACGTGCGGCGGGTGGGGAGTGGCCTGTACGCGCACCTGCCGCTGATGACACGCGTCATGCAGAGGCTGGAGGCCCTGATCCGTGAGGAGCTGGAGGGCGTGTCGCAGGAGGTGAGCTTCCCGGTGCTCCAGCCGCGCGCGCTGTGGGAGGCGTCAGGCCGCTGGGAGGCGTACACGCAGGCGGAGGGGATCATGTTCACGGTGACGGACCGCGCGGGGCGGGCGCACGCGCTGGGGCCGACGCATGAGGAGGTCGCGCTGGACGTGGTTGGCGGGCTGGTGCGTAGTTACCGGGACCTGCCGGTCAGCGTGTATCAGTTCGGGCGGAAGTTCCGGGACGAGCTGCGCCCGCGCTTCGGGCTGCTGCGCACGCGGGAGTTCGTGATGAAGGACGCGTACTCCTTCCACGCGGACGCGGCGAGCCTGGAGGAGCATTTCGAGGCGATGAGCGGCGTGTACGGGCGGGTGCTGTCGCGGCTGGGCGTGGCGTGGCGGGCGGTGCAGGCGGACAGCGGGAACATCGGCGGGGCGGAGAGCCGCGAGTTCATGGTCCTGAGTGACGTGGGCGAGGACGAGGTGCTGTTCACCCCGGACGGGCAGTACGCGGCGAACGCGGAGCGGGCCGTGTCGCGGGCGTCGGTGGCGGCCCCGAGTCCGTTCGCGGGCTTCGCGCGGCGGCACACGCCGGGCACGGCGACGGTCGCGGGGGCGTGCGCGTCGCTGGGCTGCGACGCGGCGCACATGCTGAAGAACGTCCTGTACGACGCCGTGTTCCTGCGGGCGGGGCGGCGGGTGCTGCGGCCGGTGCTCGTCAGCCTGCGCGGGGATCACAGCGTGAACCCGGTGAAACTGTGGAACGCCGTGCAGGTCCGCGTGGACGGGGAACTGGTGGGGTTGGAGGTCGCGCAGCCGGACGCCTGGGCGGCGGGCGCGCTGCCGCTGGGGTACCTCGCGCCGGACCTGCCGGACAGCGCGATTGCCGCGCGGGAGGACGTGGTGGGATCGTTCCTGCGGCTGTGCGACCCGGCAGGCGCGGCGCTGCGGGACTTCACGACCGGCGCGAACGACACCGACTGGCACGTCACGGGCGCGAACTGGGGCGCGCAGTACGCCCTGCCGGAAGAGGTGGACGTGCGGCAGGCCCGCGCGGGCGAGGCCGCCCTGCACGACGACACGCAGATCCTCGAGTCGGCGCGGGGGATCGAGGTGGGACACGTGTTCCAGCTGGGCACCCGGTACTCGGCGGCGATGAATGCGACGTTCACCGCGGCGGACGGCAGCGAACGCCCGTTCCAGATGGGCTGCTACGGCATCGGCGTGTCGCGGCTGGCGCAGGCCGTCGCGGAGGGGCTGTCCGACGAGCGGGGACTGGTCTGGCCGGACGCCCTCGCGCCGTTCCACGCGCACCTGATCGTGGTGGACGTCCGCCATGAGGCGCAGCAGGCGGCCGCGCGGACCCTGTACGCCGCGCTGCGCGCCGCCGGGCTGGCCCCGCTGCTGGACGACCGGGACGAACGCGCCGGGGCGAAATTCGCGGACGCCGACCTGCTGGGCGTCCCGTACCGCGTGACGCTGGGCCGCACGCTGGAGCGCGGCGAAGTCGAACTGAAGGACCGCCGCAGCGGCGAGACGCTCACCCTCCCACTAGCGGAGGTGGCGGGCTGGCTCAGCGCCCGCTTCCAGTCACAGACAGTCCGGGCAGGCTGA
- a CDS encoding aspartate-semialdehyde dehydrogenase, whose protein sequence is MRVAIVGATGAVGHELLKVLENSTLQFDELLLYASPRSAGTQLTFKGQPLTVQVTPEGAIDADVILASAGGSISKALAPRWVEGGAVVIDNSSAFRYDADVPLVVPEVNGDAALAHKGIIANPNCTTAIAVVAVAPIHREYGVKRMIVSTYQATSGAGAKGMEELLEQTRAELNGVSAQASVFAHPIPFNVIPHIDSFQDNGYTKEEMKVAWETRKIIGDDSLKISCTAVRIPTLRTHSEAITLELERPATPEAVRDLLAGAAGVEVRDNPEGKLYPMPLTASGKYDVEVGRIRESLVFDGGIDLFVAGDQLLKGAALNAVQIAEYLQQKGALKAKQRA, encoded by the coding sequence ATGCGCGTAGCGATTGTCGGAGCGACCGGAGCGGTGGGCCACGAACTTCTCAAGGTGCTGGAAAACAGCACGCTGCAGTTCGACGAACTGCTCCTCTATGCCAGCCCGCGCAGCGCGGGCACGCAGCTGACCTTCAAGGGCCAGCCCCTGACCGTGCAGGTCACGCCTGAAGGCGCCATCGACGCGGACGTGATCCTCGCGTCGGCCGGCGGCAGCATCAGCAAGGCCCTGGCGCCCAGGTGGGTCGAAGGAGGCGCGGTCGTGATCGACAACAGCAGCGCCTTCCGCTACGACGCCGACGTTCCCCTGGTCGTGCCCGAGGTGAACGGCGACGCCGCGCTGGCGCACAAGGGCATCATCGCGAACCCGAACTGCACGACCGCCATCGCCGTGGTCGCCGTGGCCCCCATTCACCGCGAGTACGGCGTGAAACGCATGATCGTCAGCACCTACCAGGCGACCAGCGGCGCGGGCGCCAAGGGCATGGAGGAACTGCTGGAGCAGACCCGCGCCGAACTGAACGGCGTTTCTGCGCAGGCGAGCGTGTTCGCGCACCCCATCCCGTTCAACGTCATCCCGCACATCGACTCCTTCCAGGACAACGGGTACACCAAGGAGGAAATGAAGGTCGCGTGGGAGACCCGCAAGATCATCGGGGACGACAGCCTCAAGATCAGCTGCACCGCCGTCCGCATCCCCACCCTCCGCACCCACAGCGAGGCCATCACGCTGGAACTGGAACGCCCCGCCACGCCCGAAGCGGTGCGCGACCTGCTGGCCGGGGCCGCCGGGGTCGAGGTGCGCGACAACCCCGAAGGTAAGCTGTACCCGATGCCCCTGACTGCCAGCGGCAAGTACGACGTCGAGGTGGGCCGCATCCGCGAGTCCCTGGTGTTCGACGGCGGCATCGACCTGTTCGTCGCGGGCGACCAGCTCCTGAAAGGCGCGGCGCTGAACGCCGTGCAGATCGCCGAGTACCTCCAGCAGAAAGGCGCGCTGAAAGCCAAACAGCGGGCGTGA
- the plsY gene encoding glycerol-3-phosphate 1-O-acyltransferase PlsY, translated as MTLSAVLTVLCSYLFGAIPAAAWVARMRGVDIRTVGSGNSGATNVQRALGNGPGVAVALFDILKGVLAVLAAYQLGLGLPIMAACGVAAVIGHNFSPFLRFRGGKGVATTFGAVAALLPVAGLAFFVIFMTTVWLTRFVSAGSILASVAAAFTAFLVGPEWLGLVVTALAALLIWQHRDNVGRLTAGTERRFGQKA; from the coding sequence GTGACCCTTTCTGCCGTGCTGACGGTTCTGTGTTCCTACCTGTTCGGGGCGATCCCGGCCGCCGCGTGGGTGGCCCGCATGCGTGGCGTGGACATCCGTACCGTCGGCAGCGGCAACAGCGGCGCCACCAACGTCCAGCGCGCGCTGGGCAACGGCCCCGGCGTGGCCGTCGCCCTCTTCGACATCCTGAAAGGCGTCCTGGCCGTCCTGGCCGCGTACCAGCTGGGGCTGGGCCTGCCCATCATGGCGGCGTGCGGCGTGGCGGCCGTCATCGGGCACAACTTCAGCCCGTTCCTGCGCTTCCGGGGCGGGAAGGGCGTCGCCACCACCTTCGGCGCGGTCGCCGCGCTGCTGCCCGTCGCGGGCCTCGCCTTCTTCGTGATCTTCATGACGACCGTGTGGCTCACGCGCTTCGTGTCCGCCGGGAGCATCCTGGCGTCGGTCGCGGCCGCCTTCACGGCGTTCTTGGTGGGACCCGAGTGGCTGGGTCTAGTCGTGACCGCCCTGGCCGCGCTGCTGATCTGGCAGCACCGGGACAACGTGGGTCGCCTGACCGCCGGGACCGAACGCCGCTTCGGCCAGAAAGCCTGA
- a CDS encoding type ISP restriction/modification enzyme: MPKPVGHGLNDLYVRFFRMAERQITHPRDGKDRRGVVCYISNYSWLDGLSHTGMRERYLNAFDKVRVDNLNGDRFRTGKVTPEGKPDPSIFSTPFNREGIQVGTAIALMVRKEGHKPAEAVHYRELWGAGKLEQLAQEAMQGAQPEYTEVKPELRLGAPFRPTEVSTAYLQWPKIEELFPVSFSGVTTSRDAALVDIDEDRLRQRMSLYFDKEVSDGDVKAEIPVLLEPTRRFQAERIRTYLKERGLRNDLFVPYAYRPFDVRWLYWEPETKLLDEKRENLFDSVAPENLFIVTQQKPRRDWSPPQVVRPLGSYDLMDRGASLFPRYIKHVVAVTPDGPQTELRPNLSALAYAYLQDHSTVTHLSCHALAVMHSLAYRTENDGALRQDWPRIPLPPVLEHLQASAELGRQVAALLDQTTTFKASTEVKAIGEIRTVDGKTPTAEDLKVSMRWGYLANGAVMPGRGRTEPVEAAFDSRLGTEALRVYLSPNLYLDNVPLSVWEYKLGGYQVVKKWLSYREVDVLGRALEVTEIRELRATLQRIASLLLLSDELDANYRRVSAPAVAPAESAGAAAEAEM; encoded by the coding sequence GTGCCCAAGCCTGTGGGTCATGGTCTGAACGACCTGTACGTGCGGTTCTTCCGCATGGCTGAGCGGCAGATCACCCACCCCAGGGACGGGAAAGACCGTCGGGGCGTGGTGTGTTACATCAGCAACTACTCGTGGCTGGATGGGTTGTCTCACACGGGCATGCGCGAGCGCTACCTGAACGCCTTCGACAAGGTCAGAGTGGATAACCTGAACGGCGACCGCTTCCGCACGGGCAAAGTCACACCCGAGGGCAAACCTGACCCGAGCATTTTCAGCACGCCCTTCAACCGTGAGGGAATTCAGGTGGGGACAGCTATCGCCCTTATGGTCAGGAAAGAGGGGCACAAGCCTGCAGAGGCGGTGCATTACCGCGAGTTGTGGGGCGCGGGCAAATTGGAACAGCTCGCGCAGGAGGCCATGCAGGGTGCCCAGCCTGAGTACACCGAGGTCAAGCCAGAGCTGAGGCTGGGCGCACCCTTCCGCCCGACTGAGGTGAGTACTGCGTATCTGCAATGGCCGAAGATAGAGGAATTGTTCCCCGTATCGTTCTCAGGCGTCACCACGAGCCGAGACGCTGCGCTTGTGGATATTGATGAGGACAGACTGCGACAGCGCATGAGTCTGTATTTCGATAAAGAGGTATCCGACGGAGACGTGAAGGCAGAGATACCAGTGCTGCTTGAGCCCACACGACGATTCCAGGCGGAGCGAATACGCACCTACCTCAAGGAACGTGGACTCAGGAACGACCTATTCGTGCCATACGCCTATAGACCTTTCGATGTCCGCTGGCTGTACTGGGAACCTGAAACAAAGTTACTCGATGAGAAGAGAGAGAACCTGTTTGACTCGGTAGCACCTGAGAACCTGTTCATCGTTACTCAACAAAAGCCCCGCCGTGACTGGAGCCCGCCTCAAGTTGTACGGCCACTCGGTTCCTACGACCTGATGGACAGAGGGGCTAGCCTCTTTCCCCGATATATAAAACATGTGGTAGCGGTGACTCCAGACGGACCACAAACGGAGCTACGACCAAACCTGAGCGCACTCGCTTACGCCTACCTTCAGGATCACTCCACCGTGACTCACTTAAGTTGTCATGCCCTGGCCGTGATGCACAGCCTTGCGTATCGCACGGAGAATGACGGCGCACTGCGGCAGGATTGGCCCCGTATTCCCCTCCCGCCTGTGCTGGAGCATCTGCAGGCCAGTGCCGAGTTGGGCAGGCAGGTCGCGGCGCTGTTGGATCAGACCACCACATTCAAAGCCTCGACGGAGGTGAAAGCCATCGGTGAGATCAGGACGGTGGACGGCAAAACGCCCACGGCAGAGGATCTCAAAGTGAGCATGCGCTGGGGGTACCTGGCAAATGGGGCCGTCATGCCAGGGCGCGGGCGGACAGAGCCTGTCGAGGCGGCGTTTGACTCCAGGCTGGGCACGGAAGCGCTGCGGGTGTACCTCAGTCCGAACCTGTACTTGGACAACGTGCCGCTCAGCGTGTGGGAGTACAAACTGGGCGGGTATCAGGTCGTGAAGAAGTGGCTCAGTTACAGAGAGGTTGACGTGCTGGGGCGGGCGCTGGAAGTCACGGAGATCAGGGAACTCAGAGCGACCCTGCAGCGGATCGCCTCTCTACTCCTGCTGTCTGACGAACTGGACGCCAATTACAGGCGCGTCAGTGCTCCTGCAGTTGCTCCAGCCGAATCTGCGGGTGCCGCTGCCGAGGCGGAAATGTAG